The sequence GTCAGAGATTTCAGAGGAAACAGGACTCCTGAGGAGACTGGTCAGAATAACGTACAAAGGAACATGGATTAGGAAAAAGGTTCAGAAAGCTCTAGAGGTTCAAgatccctgaatgtcttctcagACCCAAGACTCCTCCTCCTGCTGAGTACCCCATCTATGTCCCCCCATGCAGATCCACATGGTGCCTCGTCGGGGCTGCAATGTAGCTTGCCTGAGCCCAACCACATGGCTGCCCCGAGCCGCTCCTCACCGGGCTCCAGGAGCAGCCCCAGCAGAGACCTGGGGTCCCCCTCACTCACCCCAGGGATCGTCAGCGAATCCATCACGTCTGCCCTTCCTTCTGGCCTATGCTCCTCTGTCTTCCCTGCCCACACACCACCCACCTAGCCTCCCCACGTGGCTGGGGCTGGCCAGGACCCTCCCACACCCCAGCTTTACACACTCGGGGGGCTCTCTGGTGCCTGCTCATCCTTCCACCTCTTCTCTGGTGACCCTGCACCGCACCTCCATGCTGAATTGCAGGTCCCATAATGCACTGTGCTGTCTCTTTGCTTGTCTGCACCCTCATCCCCCAGCTGCTGTGAGCACCCAGCAAACGCCATGTCCATTCTTCAGGACTTAGTGCAGGGTCCCCCCCCACGCCCCCCAGCACCATCTCTACACGGCACTCATCACCCAGCACTACAGCTGTTCTCATGACTGGGTCCGCAACAACACTCTGGGAACCCGTCTGGGCCTGAATGAACCAGGGTCAATCTCGGGGCCTCATTTTCTGTATCTGCAGCCGCCCACAAGCCTCGCCTGTGAGCAGGGAGCCACGTGGGCTCTAAAGGCCTGGAGGGAAGGAGCACCAACACTCACCCTCCCGCACCGGGGGCCACGCAGACCTCAGGAGCCTGGACCTTGCAGGCTCAGCCCTGGCCTGGCTCTGGGACCCACAAAGgctgcctgttctctcccctcTATGTCAAATGAGGCCTGGACTGCCCACTCTCTGCAGAGCTTTGTGGACAGACTGGTGTACTGTGGAACAGGGGGTCCCAGGCCCTGGCACCCACTCACCTGGATTGCCTGCACCAGGCGGTTGCTAAGTTCCAGGGCAGCGGAGGCAGTGGACGAGCCGAAGGAGGCAGCCCCTCGCTGCAGCCCCCGAATGAGGCGCCCATCCTTCCGGTACTGCTCGATGGGCAGCCACAGCAGGTCCCGGAAGCCTTGGACTGGCAGGAAGAGGCCTGTCAGAGATGCCCTGCCCATCCACCCTGCCTCAGAATCCCCCACCGCCTCCCCACGGCAGTTTCTAGGCCACTGGAGAGCAGCGGCAGTTTCCAGAGCCCCCGATATGACACTCACAGAGCTGGACGACCGAGTGCATGGGTCCCACACCCCCCAGCAGGCCAGGCAGCTGGTTTTTGCGGATGTCCTGCAGCCATTCATGGAGGGCATAGCCCAGCACCTTGTCCACACCCAGGAGCCTAGAGGGAAGGGCAAAGGGGAGAGCCTCGCACAAGAGTCAGGGGCAGGAGGACTGACTACCCACTGTGTGGCCCTGGGGCATGTTCCATGGGCCCCATCCCCTGCAACTTACACGGCCCTACCTGGAGGGATGCTGGTGCTCAACTTACGGAGGACTGAGGCCCCATAACCCCACGAGGATGGTGACttggccaaagtcacacagccagtcagGAATAGCCAAGGGGGGGACTGGGGACCCTGAGGACAGGCTGGGGTGCTGAGGGTGGGGGCTCACCCGTGCCGGCAGCAGAGCCGCTTCAGCTTCAGCTCAGAGCAGTTGAGCTGGGCCAGGCCAATGAGGAGGCCAGCAAATGTGCCCTGGGGAAGGAGGGGCCAGGTTGGCGTGATGGGGGAACCATTGAAGGCAGGCTCAGTGGCCAGTGGTGCTTGGACGCAAGCCCTGGCCCCAAGTGCCCCTGCCATACTTGGACAGAACTGGCCCCACTCAGGGCCTTCCAGGGACCCCCAAGACGGCCTGGCCCACGCAGCCACCCTACCTGGTGGCCCCACTCACCACTTGGTCCACGGTGACGTGCTTGCCGTGGTAATCCAGCCAGATGGGCACCTCGGATGTGAAGCGGAACTCCCTGGTTGGGTGGTGAGGGAGAGGGGTCCCTGTCACCGACATAGCCCCCTGCCGCCTAGcacagcccccagccctcagccctaccTGAAGTAGATGGGCTGCTGCTCCGACGAGGACGCCCTGTGGCTGCTGCCTGAGGTCTCCTGCAGACCAGGTGCCTCTGTGCCCTTGGGTTGCCCTTCCTGGGGGCTGCTGGGCTGGACGTGGGCTTCAGGGTGAGCTGGGGGGAGGTCACAGACCAGGGATGGGACCAGGATGGGTGGGGGGACCTGGCTGGGCGGGAGGTAGCAGGCCTGGGTTCCCCCGACCCTGGCCCGGCCTCTCACCCTCAGCCAAGGTTTCCGTTGGGATTATGGGGTTGATGCCGGCCGCCAGGCTGGTGAAAAAGTCCTTGAGGAAGAAGAGGGCATCCTGCAGGGGAGGGTGTGGCAACAGGTCAGGCTCAGGCCCCGAGACAGGGTCCCCTAAGGATGCCTGCACCAGCCCACTGAGCCCACCCTGACCCACTCACCTGGTCCACGTTGAGCCGCAGAGGCATCAGTGAGACACGGAGGCAGCACTCGGGGCCCCCCAGGCTGGTCGTGGGGGCCACATGCAGTGCTTTGATGGTGAGCTggggcagagggcaaactctGGGTGTCTGCTGGCCTCCTGCGTCCCCTTCTGGCCCTGTTCTCCCAGTGTAGCCCACCCCGGCCGCCCTCCTCCCAGCTCAGGCCCAGGACGGCCAGTGCTGCCCAGCCAGGAGCAGCTTGGGTTCATGGACAACGCAACCGTTACCCCACCTGAGCCCTCAAGGACAGACCAGGCCACCATACCATGTTGGAGTGGGCGCGACGCGGCATGCGCTCGCTCGTGTGCAGGTACAGGAACTTGTTGATCTGGGAGGAGGCCAGGCGGTCGCGCACCTCCAGCTCCTGCACAATGAACACCTGGCGGGATAGTGGCTGCTCCTCCAGCTCCACGCCGGGGGCAATGGGGCCTGGGGGGTGCTCCACTGGATACACCTCGTGCTGGAAGCTCACCTGGGGGGATACGAAGGCCTGGGCCAGGGTGGCTGGGCCTGGTGGTGGGGGAAGAGGGGCCCTGGGGGCAGCCTGGGACCCCTTTCCTGTGCACATCCCCATCTGAGCCCCACCACTGCCTGAGTGCCCACAGCTGCATCCCCACAGGTATCTCAAATGTTGCCTGGCCCACAGAACTGGACCTCCTGCAGGCAGGTGAGCCTACTTGTCCCCATCCCTCACCTGCCCGACCACCTGCTATCCTGAGAACAAATCTTGTTTGCTCCCTCACCCTCCAACCACTCCAACCCATGTCCACCAGCTCTGCTTTCTCAAAATCTCTTTCAAACCCCTCCACGCTTCTTCCACCCCTCTCTCCCCAACTCGTCCCTGCCTATCCCTTCCAACCTGCTCCCCATACGCCAGAAGTGTGTCAAACATGAGCCCACCCACGGCACGCCCTGCTCACAGCCCCCAATGCTTCCTTGAGAATCAACACCAGGCCCCATGGCAGCCTCTCGGGGCCAGGCCTCTCCCTCTAGACACACGCTCTGCCCCTGGTTCCTGGCTTGGTGTCACATGGGCCCTCGAACAAGTGAAGCCTTTTCTCtttcaggcctctgccctgcagcTCCCTCTCCTCGGGGCCAATTCCCTCTCCTCCTGCATGGCTGGCTCCTTCCTGAGTTTCTTCTCAGCTTGTGTGGCACCCAAAGAGCACAAGCCACAACTCCCAACAGCTATATTCTGTCACCTGCCACCCGAGCAGCAGGCAAACATGAGTCCAGCACAGGGCAGGGATCATGGCCAATAGGTGATCCCCATCTGCTCATTTCTCAGGTGGAAACCTCGGTGTCACCCTCGGCCGCTCTCCCCATTTCACACACAACTCTTCCCACCATCAGTCTCTCTAGAACCTGACCGTGTCCCCGCTGTGGCCACATCAGCCCTCGCCCCTGCAGCAGCCAGAGGGATCCTGTGAGAACCCAGGTCAGGTCATGTCTCACCTCTCACTTTCTCAAAACTCTGCGGGGCCCCCACCTCACTCAAGTCAAAGCCAAAATCATGTCTGTGGTCTGCAGGGCCCTGCCCAGCCTGGCCTGCCgcacccctctctccctccaggcCACCCCTTCCTCATTTAGCTCCGGCTCTGCAGGCTCCTGGCTGTTCCCGAGCCAGGAATGCTCCCAGCTCGCAGCCCCCAGCACACAGCCCACTGCGGGAAAACTCTCCCTGTCTCCCTTCCTCAGGTCCTTGCTCAAATGGCACCTTTTCCAGAGGTCTCCCCAGAACCTCCCCGGGCCGACTCTCCCcttttctctgctttccttcccCTCACACGTTTGTCACTATTGGACATGTTAGATAGATCTCACTTATTTACGCTTTTATTCATCAGGCTTGCTCTACTAGACCATAAGCAACATGAAGGCAGGCCTTGGTACATTGAGGCCTGGCGCGTGGGGTaccagaagctccacagacacgcGCTGACTTAGCGAGGGAACTCAAACATGCTGAGATGGGAGGAGAGCCCCGCGGCTTCCCTGTTCATGTGCCCACATGGGCTGGCCCCGACCCCCACTCACCTTGCTCAGCTGGATCTCCATGAGGACATGGTGCTGCCGCCCGCTGCCCCCCTGCGTGCGCCAGGAGCTCTGGGGCCGGCTGGGGCCGGAGCTGCGGGAAGGGGAGCCCCGGGGGCCAGAGAGGCCGACTTTTGCCCTGCGAAGGGAGACAGGGGACAAGCTGACAGAGGTGTATCCCTTCTGTCCTCCTTTTAGCCTGGGCAAGGGACTCAGCTCAGGCCTGGGAGGTGAGTGGGGCAAAGGTGGATGAAGAAACTCAGGCCACCAAGAGGTAGATCTGGGTCAGGTGTCCAGCTGCTGAAGGGCTGGGTTAGACCGAGCCCGGGCCCCATCTCTGCCACCGGTTGCCACCTGCACCCCCCTCCTCCTTACCTGTGGCCAGGGTGGGGGCCAAAGTCTCGGCCGCCATAGAGGTGCCAGACCAGGGAGACCTCACGAAGCACCACGCGGCTGCTGGGCACTGGGAAGTGGGCAGGTGCCCGCAGCAGGTCCGTATTGCCCAGAGGTCGGGAGAAGTGCCCGTCCCGTATGCTGATGGGGCCTGGATGCAGCTGCGTCACCACGGGCTCCCCATCTCGGGGCTgcagtggtgggggaggggcctGAGTGAGCAGCTGTGGTGCAGACAGTCCCAAACCCAGGTCTGCCTTTCTTTCCTGCATTGTCACAtcgttctcccagcttctggcatGAGATGACCCTCTGGGCCACCATCCCCAGAGCCTGGGTCTGAATGGCTGTCTAGGAGGGCCTCCGTGTTCTTGTTCCTGCCCACCCTGGCTCCCTTGGACCTAGCTCTTGCTGGCAGGAGACAGAGTTCAGATGTTCCCCACTGGCACCTGGTGCCAGAGGTCAGcgcccctgcccctcccctgccTCTGTCCCTACCCCCAGCCTCCACACACCGGGATGCCCAGGCCAGGGGCATCGAGGATGCAGAACTCATCACTGTCCAGGGTGTCTCcatccacctcctcctccttgtcCTCTGACCCGAAGCTGCCAGCGGGGGCCCCAGCAGATGGCGAAGGGGGCTGGGCTCCGCTCCGTTCACCTGGGAacagatagactgacacaggCGAGGGCTGAGGGAGGGGGCCGCCTGTGGGACAGAGATCACTGTTGGGGGAGGCTGGTCCGTTATCTGCCTGTGCCCTCTGGCCTCCAAGTCCCCGCCACCCACCTGATGGCTGGGCCAGCTCCCGCAGGCTGCGCCCTGTATCCAGGAGGGCATCGGCCAGGTCCCGCTGGTTGATGAGGGCTGTCTCCACAGGGAGGCAggagggcagggaggcagggctCTCAGAGAGCTGGGCCAGGTTGGGAGGAGACTGCAGTGAGCGGCACGAGGCAAGGATAGCCCCAGGACTCCCCCAACCCCAGGCCCTGGGGGCTGTGGTAGGGGAGGGGGCCTGGCCAAGCTCTGGCAGCCCATGTGGCCAGGCCTCACCTGTACCTTCTGACCAGCGATCTCCGTGGGGCTGGGGGGCCGGGGTGGGGGGCGCAGATCGCCAGCGCTCACTGCGTACTGCAGCAGGTTGAGCAGCAGGGCGCAGGAGTCGGCACAGCTGTGCATATGTACCACGTTGCTGGAGCAGCGGAGCTCAAACAGCGGCTGGCTCTGTAGGGGCAGGGCAGGGTCAGCAAGGCAGGGGAACCATACTGCGAGTCTGCCCCCACTCTCCAGACTGGGCCTTTCCTGCAGGAGAGGTTGCTCAGATGCCCAGGAACCCCACTCAATAAGTGAGCAAATGGAGGCCGTTGAGTGAAGGGGACGTGGCCCAGGGccacctgaggaagcaggagccaCCCCCAGGGAAAGGGCTCCCCAGCAAGGCAGGGCCTGCTATCTTCCTGTCACAGACAAGGACACTGGGGACCCAGGGAGCGTTCTGACCCCCAAGACTTGCTTTTCCCTGGCTGCAGCTGCCCTCTGTGGTGGGGCCAAAATCcaccattcatttactcattcattcagcaaacacacAAGGACACCCTGGATGCACCAGGCTCTGCCCAGAAAAGGACAGGCATCTTCCTGATCGTAACCTGTGTCCAGGGCCAGGGAGCAGAAACAAGAAGGCACGTGGGGAAAGGGTGGCCCTGAAGCCTCCACCTGGCTCTGGGGACCTGAGGACAGGCTGTACTCACCAGTTTGCCCTCGGTGCTCCCCTTCCAGGTTTTGATCATGAGCTCCAGGAGGTCAACATCCAAGACACAGACATAAtctggggcagaaggcaggagAACGTTCGTGAGGCTTCCTCACACCTAGCCTCTGTCCACCACCAAAGGGAGAGCCCTGGGGCTTAGCTGGCCACAGCCCTCATGTGTGTGCCTGGCCGGCTGCTGAGTGAGGGCAGCTGGCTACTCTGGGTGTCACAGGGTTCCTGCCCACCTCGCCGGAGATCCAGGGCCTCCACCTCACACTTGTCGGACAGGTACAAGGCAGAGTTGTCGAGGATGAACCTGGTGGGGAACAGGGCTGAGAAGGACCTGGAGCCATGGTACGCTGGGGCTCCCAGAGGCAGCCAGGGCTGGCAAGGGACCCTTGGGGGTCCCAAGCCCACAAGAAACTGCAGTGGTCCTTCTCGGGCCTCGGTGAACGGGTTCAGTATCCCAAGACACAGGCCCATAAACAGTAGGTGCTCACTAAGTGCATGTGGGCTTGGCATGGGGCAGCACCTAGTAGTTCAAAAGTACTTCCAGCTCCGCCACCACGCTTGGGCGTCAAAACAGTCCGGGAGGCACATACTCTGTTTTTTCCTATGGTGTTCACTGTTCTTTTCAAATAAGGCTTTACTTCAACAGTTATATAATATGAGCTCCATTAAGATATTTTAGCAAAatagtcttattaaaaaaaaaaaaccaaaattattCATAATCCCCAACCCCAAATCCTGAGGAAACCACTCTACACATCTCTTCCCAAACTTTTCTATGCAGCTACACACACAGATGTATAGGAACGCCGCCCCTCCCCACCCCGAAGCACGTTTTTTTTTAACACGTCATCTTGTAATTTTTTACTCAGCACGGCACTATGTGGCTTTCCCACATTTTTCGATGTTATCCTTCACTTGACTTTAACCGTATTCCAGTCATTGGGTGGCCTGTATGTATTTGCTCAGATTGCAATTTGGGGACATTTAGATAAACTGTTTACAagaagccctggcagtgcagtggtgaGGTGCTtgcctgttaaccgaaaggttggcagttcaaacccaccagctgcttcacaggagaaagatgtggcagtctgcttccgtaagaattacagccttggaagcctcatggggcagttctactctgacctaaagggtcgctatgagacagaatcgactcaacatcaaCGGGTCTGGGTTCAGGTTGTTTATAAGTTTTGGCTGTTTTAAATTATACCACCAATACCAGTTACCACCAAATGgacttcaactcatagggacaccatgtgtgtcaaagtagaactgtgcttgattgggttttcaacggctggttttttggaagtagactgccaggcctttcttctgaggcacttcttagcagctgaatgcattaaccatgtgcaccacccaaggacaccAAATTATACTACAGAGGCATCGTAGTCCATCTCTCTTATCCTTGTATCCTTAGCACAGGCCCCAGAAGCGAGATACCAGGTCAGAGGGAGCAAATGCTTTTTCTGGCTCTGTTTCAAAGGGTCCAGTTGGCTTCCAGGAAGCTGGAACACATTTGTGTTCCTGGGGAGGGGCTATCACTTGGATGTACAGGAACACACAGCAGTGAGGCAGCAAGCCTGGGGCATTGGCTGCGGTAGCCTGGCTGGGGCCGGGCTAGGCCCAGAGCCTGGGGGCAGCCTGCCTACCTGAGCAGGAAGGTGGAGGTGTCCATGATGATATTGCTGGAGAGAGTGAAAGTCTCCGCGGTGATGAGGACACGCACAGGGAGGTAGAGAGGCCTGGGGGTCACACTCGGGCTGCAGCAGACTCCTTATATCTGAGAGCCTGCCCCTGGCCCCCAGCCCACCCCCCCGGTACCTGTAGTCCACAGCACAGGAGAACAGGTGTGTGTGCAGGACCGTGATGACCGTCGGGGGCAGGTAGCCAAGCACTGGGTCGTCCAGCACATCCAAGAACTCCAACAGCTTTGGGGGCCAGGGCAAGAGGGGCGTGAGGATAAGGCAGCCTCTTCCCCTTCTAACACCTGCCTGTCCCAGCCCAGCTGGGGCCCAACTGCCATGCAGCAACACAGCACAGCTGCCCACCACACCCCTGTCCAGGGCTCTAGACCAGCCCGTGCCCCTCCTGGCAGCCTCCTACCATCCAGGAGACCTGCCCCGCCATGCCAGGAGCCCAGGGCACCGGCTGGTGGCTCTCCATACCATCCATGCTCACCTGCGAGTACCAGCTCTGCTCGGGCGGGGCCATACAGTAGCGCAGGGTGGCTCTGTGCAATCGCAGTGTCACCAGGAACTCCTGGGTGGTGGGGGAAGGTATAGTCAGGGCAGTGGGGGCCCCCTGCCACACTCCAGGGAGGCAGTCACCCTTGCTGAGTGGGTGGGTGGTGAGTAGGGGCAGCTGTACCTTGACGTTCTTGTGGGGGTCCAGGTGGATGCGTACAGCGGTGGACAGCATATGGGGGGCCTGGCCATGGCCCTTGTGGCTGGAGGCGCCCCGCTCAACCAGCCCTTCCTCCGAGGGGTAGATGGTTGGGGCCAGCTGGGCTGGGGTCATGAAGCTGGGTAGCTCCAGGCGGCTGGGCAGCAGGTAGTCATCCACGGCCGCTGGGGAGGGACGTGGTGAGCCCCTCCCAGGCCAGCCAGCCCCACCAGCCAGGGCCGCCTCTCTCCTGAAAGCCCCCTGCCCGACCAGGGACCCTCAGTCCCGAGCCCGCACACCTCGGTGGTAGAGCGTAGCCTTCTCAGCTTCCAGGCAGAAGTAGCTGAGCCCTGGCTGGCCGCAGTGCTGGGAGACGCTGAAAAGGGTGCTGTGCTCCACGTCTAAGACCAGCTCCCCGTGAGTGGCCTCTAGCCGTTGCCCACCCTCACCCTGTGGATAGAGTACCGGGCCTGGCCAGCTGGCTCAGCAGCTCCCAGGCCCTCAGAATATGAGGGGCTTCCTTGAACCCTGGCCTGACTAGGGTCCACTTCAGTCTCAACCAGACTCCATGGGAGGTCCTAGGTAGTACCTGGCTCTTGACAAATGGATAGAACGacgcctgccctgcctgcctcctAGGGACCCGAGAACGTTCATTCTAACCCCAGAGTTAGCACAATGCTAACGCACAGTGGGTGCCAGTAAGTGGGTTACAGATGGAATGCGTGGGCcattggtgggtgggctctgctggCTGGACAGGCAGGCTGCCTGGGCCCGTGTTTCCACCCTCCCCACTAGGGCTGCTCACACCGTCTTACTCTCCTTTCAGTGGGGATGCTGGAGTTAGGGgctccccaccccagggctgctTCTCCTGCCTGCAGCTTGGGAGGCAGGCCCAGGCGTCTGTCGGCGGCATGCTCGCTCACCTTGCTCTCACAGAGGGCAGTAACCCGGCCCTTCAGCACCGTTACCAGTGTGGAGAAGGTGCTCTGGGGATGTGGGCTCAGGGGCTTTGGGGCGGGAGGCTGGGGGGTGCCCGACGTGCCAACTGAGAAGAAGTGGGCCTCCTCGTCGTCCGAGTCTGAGTCTGGGGGGAGATAAAAGCAGTGGAGTGGGAAGGAGATCTGGGGATCCCGGGGTCCCAAGCTCCGTGGCCCCACCGTGGCACCCCCATACCCATTTTGAAGGCCGACTTGCACATCTTGAAGGCACCTAGGAAGCCAGGGGGTTGCGCAGTGGGGCCAGTCGTGGGGAGCAGGTCTGCAGGTTCCCACATGAGCAGGTCGTTGTTGATCCTGAAATGGGGGAGGAGGTGAGCAAGGCCAGGGACAGCCCCCGCCCTGCCCCACCCGTGGCTGTGCTTCCACCTGTTGTAGATGCTCTCGTAGACCTCCTTGCTGGGTAGGAAGATGTGGACGCTGGGCAGGGTCACCTCCAGGCTGCACTGGGACAGTGCCAGCGTCCGGCTCTGGAATGCTCTCATCTCCTCAGGGTCTCCAGGAATCACCATCTGGACAGGGAGTAGGGAACCAGAGCCTCAGCGGGAGGAGATGCAGAGCTGACCTTGGGCTCCGGAACCAGAAAGGCCTGGGCTGGCATCCTGCCCCCCGGGCTGGGGACATGGACCAGCCTCCTCGTGTGCAGGGCTGACTACACACCACCCCCGCTCTAAGAATGTCAAGTTCACTGCTGCTTTAATTTACATGAGACCCCTAAGACACAcatcattatgcccattttacagacgaagaaACTGAGCACCAAGAAGTTGGTAATGCCCAAGATGACACAGCCATAGAGTGGCAAAACCTGGGTCAAACGCTTCATGTGTCTCATGCAATCCAAAGCACCTTCGCAGAACAGGATCCTGAGGCTCCAGTATACACCGCCCACAAACGGCAAAGGTGCAATGGGGTCCTGAGAGTTCTGGCTGAGGACCCTGCTCTCCCAGGGACCTCCCCTCACCAATGTGCCTTACTCCTGGCCCTGTGAGCAGGGATTTCTGAAACCTACTGACCCGAGATCgtggaagggaaaaaaatccacCCTGCCCCTCCAGGTGGTCCTGCTCCCCACGCTACAGCCACACAAGTGGCTCCCAGAGCAGACCCGGAGGTCCGGGGATAAGGCAGGGCTGGTCTCACCTCCTCGGTCTCATACATGGTCCTCCTGGAGGAGAAGGGTGAGGGCTCAGGCTCCCGCAGCTCACAAGGGCTTTCGCATGACGCCTCCAGCTCCTCCCCCTTGTCCAGCGTCACCTCCCACTGCGTGCTGCTCTGCTGCGGGTTCAGGGTCACCACTACCCTGCCAGGACACAGGCCTGTCACTGGCCTGCAGGGCCTCCTGCTGCCCCCACTGCAGAGCACCCTCTCCTGCCCACTCCTCTGGGAGCAGCCACTTACTGGGGCAGGAAGTACTTGCGCCCAGGGCTCCTGGGATCCAGGGCTCTGGAGATGCGCAGGCAGGGGACGGGTGGCTTCCCTCCATCTTCGTAGGTGcctgggagggacaggaaagggTGGCCATCGCCGCCTCCTTCCACCTCTTCCCAGGCCATGTCGGGCTGGTGTAAGGCTGGACCCCACTGTGGTGACACGCCCTAGCTCAGCCCACGGTCTGCAGTGGTCCAAGGACAAAGAGATGCACTGCTCACACCCAGAGACCAGGGAGAGGTGAGGCTGATGTCCACAGAGCTGGTGTGGACCCGGACCACAGTCTGCCCCGGTGGGACTCAGGACCCCAGGGGCCCGGCCCCTGGCCCAGGTGTTGTCCCCGGGGGGCTCTTACCATGCAGGTCGGAGCAGGTGAGTTCCAGGCGGATGGGGACGGGGGGGCCAGGCCCGCTGCTCAGCTCCGACCGGAACTGGGGCTCACTCAGCTCCAGCCGCAGCTGCTCAGCCCGCACGGCCCGGCCGGCCCAGGGGTCCCGCTCAGGCCGCAGGTCAGCGATGGGGAAGCGCAGCCGCAGCGTGGCCCGGGGTGCTGAGAGCCATACCACTGCCTGCTGTTCAGCTGGCAAGGGTTCCGCCTGCGGGAGAGCAGGGGTAGGGGTCAAAGCAGCCTGCCAGGGCTGCCCACTGTGGCCAAGAGCCAGAGGACCTGTACCCTACCATCGCCTGGCACTGCTGGGCACCTCACCATCAGGCCAGTGGGCGGCTCAGGGGGATTGGTGGCCAGGTGCAGCAGGGCAGCAAGCCGATCCAGGGCCCCCAGCTCCACATCAGCCTGGAAGTCGGCCAGTTCCAGGGCCAGCTCCGAGTGGCAGTGGCAGGCGGCCTGGCGCCGGAGTCGGCTCTGTGCACGAAGGTGCTCAGGTCAGTGAGGGTTGAGGGGTGGGAGAGGGCAGGGCCGGAAGGGGCCTCCCTGAGCAAACACAAAACACAGAGCCCTCCTAGATGGCAAGGCGAAGAGGGACCCAGGAAGGGGCTAAAGATCCTCAGTGCCCTGTCAGATGCAGACAACCACGCTAGTTTCTTTATTAAGAGGACTCTTCGCTCCCAGCCTTGGAGGGCAAGCAGGGGTTTGCCACATTGAGGGACGGAAGGGAGCAGCTAGACTAGGAGACCAGCATGGACCAGGGCACAGGGGTGCTACAGAGGTGTGCCAGGGCCAGGGATCGGACTGTGGTCTGGGTGGAGCACGGGTAaggagggtaggggtggggagcAGAGCAGGAGGCAGGGTCCTGGGTGGGGGCTGCCCAGGATATGAAGTGGCCAACAGATGCAAGGCCTAGAGTGGGGGATCACCTTGGGCACCCGGCGCAGGGTCTGTATGTGGCGCAGATGGGCACAGGGCCGAGCGGAAGCCTGGGAGCCCAGGCtgctggggaagctcaggacctAGAACGGGCAGGGAGGTGAGCAAGGTCCTTGTGACGCCGCAGGCTGGTCCTGCCCTCCACTACCCCGCCCCCCCGCCTCCAGGCCCTGCTGCGTGCACCCTCACCCTGCCCTCACCTCCGTGTACTCGGGCTCCCAGGCACCCCTGGGCCACAGACACTCCAGCACCTCCAGCTGCCCAAAGCATACTTCTGTGCTGGTAGTTCGGTAGCCCCTGGCACCCACCCGAAGTTCCCAGGACAGCTGCACAGCCATACCCGTTAGCCTGTGGGAAAGAAGACAGGCATCAGAGGGCAGGCTCGGGGTGCTCGGGTATCTCTCCTCAGGCCCCAGCCTCGGGCTTGTACCGGACATGGCTACAGGGACAGGCCCTCTGGAAGCGCGGCCGGAGGTGGTGGA comes from Elephas maximus indicus isolate mEleMax1 chromosome 7, mEleMax1 primary haplotype, whole genome shotgun sequence and encodes:
- the ATG2A gene encoding autophagy-related protein 2 homolog A isoform X4, with amino-acid sequence MSRWLWPWSNCVKERVCRYLLQHYLGHFFQEHLSLDQLSLDLYKGSVALRDIHLETWSVNEVLESMASPLELVEGFVGSIEVAVPWAALLTDHCTVLVSGLQLTLKPRQGPGPGAADSQSWASCMSTSLQLAHECLRDGLPEPSESPQPLEGLEMFAQTIETVLRRIKVTFLDTIMRVEHMRGDQEHGMAVEVLVQRLEYCDEAVRDPSQAPPVDVHQPPAFLHKLLQLTGVRLHFEELPPQEEPPEPPLQIGSCSGYMELTVKLKQNEAFPGPKLEVAGQLGSLHLLLTPRQLQQLQELLGAMSLAEPEGLADKLNKSRPLGVEDLWLIEQDLNQQLQAGAGAEPPSLDPLVNLDSTDLFFSMAGLTSSAASALSELSLSDVDLSSSAHSNTAPHRLSAQARPAGKATPTPLPDTLRPDSLLKMTLGGVTLTLLQTSAPDARPPDLTTGFFAEFDATKDGPFSSRDFHHLRPRFQRACPCSHVRLTGMAVQLSWELRVGARGYRTTSTEVCFGQLEVLECLWPRGAWEPEYTEVLSFPSSLGSQASARPCAHLRHIQTLRRVPKSRLRRQAACHCHSELALELADFQADVELGALDRLAALLHLATNPPEPPTGLMAEPLPAEQQAVVWLSAPRATLRLRFPIADLRPERDPWAGRAVRAEQLRLELSEPQFRSELSSGPGPPVPIRLELTCSDLHGTYEDGGKPPVPCLRISRALDPRSPGRKYFLPQVVVTLNPQQSSTQWEVTLDKGEELEASCESPCELREPEPSPFSSRRTMYETEEMVIPGDPEEMRAFQSRTLALSQCSLEVTLPSVHIFLPSKEVYESIYNRINNDLLMWEPADLLPTTGPTAQPPGFLGAFKMCKSAFKMDSDSDDEEAHFFSVGTSGTPQPPAPKPLSPHPQSTFSTLVTVLKGRVTALCESKGEGGQRLEATHGELVLDVEHSTLFSVSQHCGQPGLSYFCLEAEKATLYHRAAVDDYLLPSRLELPSFMTPAQLAPTIYPSEEGLVERGASSHKGHGQAPHMLSTAVRIHLDPHKNVKEFLVTLRLHRATLRYCMAPPEQSWYSQLLEFLDVLDDPVLGYLPPTVITVLHTHLFSCAVDYRPLYLPVRVLITAETFTLSSNIIMDTSTFLLRFILDNSALYLSDKCEVEALDLRRDYVCVLDVDLLELMIKTWKGSTEGKLSQPLFELRCSSNVVHMHSCADSCALLLNLLQYAVSAGDLRPPPRPPSPTEIAGQKLSESPASLPSCLPVETALINQRDLADALLDTGRSLRELAQPSGGPLPQPSPVSVYLFPGERSGAQPPSPSAGAPAGSFGSEDKEEEVDGDTLDSDEFCILDAPGLGIPPRDGEPVVTQLHPGPISIRDGHFSRPLGNTDLLRAPAHFPVPSSRVVLREVSLVWHLYGGRDFGPHPGHRAKVGLSGPRGSPSRSSGPSRPQSSWRTQGGSGRQHHVLMEIQLSKVSFQHEVYPVEHPPGPIAPGVELEEQPLSRQVFIVQELEVRDRLASSQINKFLYLHTSERMPRRAHSNMLTIKALHVAPTTSLGGPECCLRVSLMPLRLNVDQDALFFLKDFFTSLAAGINPIIPTETLAEAHPEAHVQPSSPQEGQPKGTEAPGLQETSGSSHRASSSEQQPIYFREFRFTSEVPIWLDYHGKHVTVDQVGTFAGLLIGLAQLNCSELKLKRLCCRHGLLGVDKVLGYALHEWLQDIRKNQLPGLLGGVGPMHSVVQLFQGFRDLLWLPIEQYRKDGRLIRGLQRGAASFGSSTASAALELSNRLVQAIQATAETVYDILSPAAPISRSLQDKRSARRLRRGQQPADLREGVAKAYDTVREGILDTAQTICDVASRGHEQKGLTGAVGGVIRQLPPTVVKPLILATEATSNLLGGMRNQILPDAHKDHALKWRSEETQD